One segment of Halococcus salsus DNA contains the following:
- a CDS encoding AAA family ATPase produces MDGPLWTDDHAPALADLPQADVRNSLSRAVAEPLNLVLHGPPGAGKTAAVRALADETHTHADDLVELNVADFFGRTKKEVSEDPRFSSFITPKRRRNSSKADLIKHVLTESASYAPVDGTYKTILLDNAEAIREDFQQALRRVMERNYKTTQFVITTRQPSKLIPPISSRCFSIPVRAPTTDETVAVLESIVEAEGVEYDHDGLEYVAGYADGDLRNAILGAQTAAEDAGAVTMETAYDALGSVGNDDRIEGMVTAAVAGEFTDARGTLDDLLVDDGLDGGEVLEDVLRVARSRSVGPSAPELHRLAGEVDMDLAEGTNDRLHLSHLLAELGR; encoded by the coding sequence ATGGACGGGCCGCTCTGGACCGACGACCACGCGCCGGCGCTCGCCGACCTCCCGCAGGCGGATGTGCGAAACTCGCTTTCGCGCGCGGTCGCGGAGCCGCTGAACCTCGTGCTGCACGGTCCGCCGGGCGCGGGCAAGACCGCCGCCGTCCGCGCGCTCGCCGACGAGACCCACACGCACGCCGACGACCTCGTGGAGCTCAACGTCGCCGACTTCTTCGGCCGAACCAAGAAGGAGGTGAGCGAGGACCCGCGGTTCTCGTCGTTCATCACCCCGAAGCGCCGTCGGAACTCCTCGAAAGCGGATCTGATCAAACACGTCCTCACCGAGTCGGCGAGCTACGCGCCCGTCGACGGCACCTACAAGACCATCCTCCTCGACAACGCCGAAGCCATTCGCGAGGACTTCCAGCAGGCGCTCCGCCGGGTGATGGAACGCAACTACAAGACCACGCAGTTCGTCATCACCACGCGCCAACCCTCGAAGCTCATCCCCCCCATCTCCTCGCGGTGTTTCTCGATCCCGGTGCGCGCGCCGACCACCGACGAGACCGTGGCGGTGCTCGAATCGATCGTCGAGGCAGAGGGTGTCGAGTACGACCACGACGGTCTCGAGTACGTCGCGGGCTACGCCGACGGCGACCTCAGAAACGCGATCCTGGGTGCCCAGACGGCCGCCGAGGACGCGGGCGCGGTCACGATGGAGACCGCCTACGACGCGCTCGGGTCGGTCGGCAACGACGACCGGATCGAGGGGATGGTGACGGCGGCCGTGGCGGGCGAGTTCACGGACGCGAGAGGCACGCTCGACGACCTCCTCGTCGACGACGGACTAGACGGCGGTGAGGTCCTCGAAGACGTCCTCCGGGTGGCGCGCTCGCGGTCGGTCGGGCCGTCCGCCCCCGAACTCCACCGGCTCGCCGGCGAGGTCGACATGGACCTCGCGGAGGGCACCAACGACCGCCTCCACCTCTCGCACCTCCTCGCCGAGCTCGGTCGATAA
- a CDS encoding DUF7563 family protein → MPNCLNCESFVTEQYVRVFAPTGMETVRVCPRCEDKLRDGAEVREAHSPRHTNR, encoded by the coding sequence ATGCCTAACTGCCTGAACTGCGAGTCGTTCGTGACCGAACAGTACGTCCGGGTGTTCGCCCCGACCGGGATGGAGACCGTCCGGGTCTGCCCCCGATGCGAGGACAAACTCCGCGACGGGGCCGAGGTCCGCGAGGCCCACTCGCCCCGACACACCAACCGATAA
- a CDS encoding glycosyltransferase family 2 protein, whose amino-acid sequence MVEISVIVPTTLPDDADVLSAARLASDDFEDYEVLIQREGGAAHARNVGIERARGDKLVFLDDDSIPCAGYLRVASVALDAYPAVAGRVFQPDDAPFADLDLPWYDQGDESKPTDMLPGCNMAIRREVLDEVGGFDAETFGWGHEESELAERIAEAYTIQYVPELVVEHTYVESFRHFLRKSYLLGRADVQWWRLDGKSRYWLVRQWFNTPIRGESRLETARRVAQRAGWFAEILDGR is encoded by the coding sequence ATGGTCGAGATAAGCGTCATCGTCCCGACGACGCTTCCGGACGACGCCGACGTGCTATCGGCCGCGCGGCTCGCCAGCGACGACTTCGAGGACTACGAGGTCCTGATCCAGCGCGAGGGCGGCGCGGCCCATGCCCGCAACGTCGGTATCGAGCGGGCGCGCGGCGACAAGCTCGTCTTCCTCGACGACGACTCGATCCCCTGTGCTGGCTACCTCCGGGTCGCGAGCGTCGCGCTCGACGCCTACCCCGCCGTCGCCGGTCGGGTCTTCCAGCCCGACGACGCCCCGTTCGCCGACCTCGACCTCCCGTGGTACGACCAGGGCGACGAGTCGAAACCCACCGACATGCTGCCGGGCTGCAACATGGCGATCCGACGCGAGGTGCTCGATGAGGTGGGAGGATTCGACGCGGAGACCTTCGGCTGGGGCCACGAGGAATCCGAACTCGCCGAGCGGATCGCCGAGGCCTACACGATCCAGTACGTCCCCGAACTCGTCGTCGAACACACCTACGTCGAGTCGTTTCGCCACTTCCTGCGGAAGTCCTACCTCCTCGGCCGCGCGGACGTCCAGTGGTGGCGGCTCGACGGCAAGTCACGCTACTGGCTGGTTCGCCAGTGGTTCAACACGCCGATCCGGGGGGAGAGTCGGCTCGAAACCGCCCGCCGGGTGGCCCAGCGGGCGGGCTGGTTCGCCGAGATCCTCGACGGACGGTAG
- a CDS encoding glycoside hydrolase family 26 protein has product MTPPLHGAYVRPDRTAVLDAMDEWLGARHSVHVVFVPWDPDGLDHVFDQLLPEIWAAGRVPLLTWEPYTPTPDATPPDIATRIAEGAYDDYLDAWADRLRGWLAGPDGELGTADDRRCFLRLGHEMNGDWYPWAPAGGDATPEGYVAMWRRVHDRMDDLPPERLQWVWCVNHVDVGPHAAETCYPGDEFVDWVGVDGFNWGASQEWSSWTSPSAVFDEMLDRLDALAENPVCVPEVASSSVTASGHDPSRKAAWIREAFDYLDDRVALHCWFNEDKETDWAVFDGMRGTDSPDGTVPHWRYAAYRDAMTGDGEGTGSPESGVVTDATFRGD; this is encoded by the coding sequence ATGACACCGCCACTCCACGGAGCCTACGTTCGTCCCGACCGGACCGCCGTTCTCGACGCGATGGACGAGTGGCTGGGTGCACGCCACTCGGTCCACGTCGTCTTCGTGCCGTGGGACCCCGATGGACTCGACCACGTCTTCGACCAGCTGCTTCCCGAGATATGGGCGGCGGGTCGCGTCCCGCTGCTCACCTGGGAGCCTTACACCCCGACCCCGGACGCGACCCCACCGGACATCGCGACGCGGATCGCCGAGGGGGCGTACGACGACTACCTCGACGCGTGGGCGGACCGGCTTCGCGGGTGGCTCGCGGGGCCCGACGGGGAGCTCGGGACCGCCGACGACCGCCGGTGCTTCCTCCGGCTCGGGCACGAGATGAACGGTGACTGGTATCCGTGGGCCCCGGCGGGTGGGGACGCGACCCCGGAGGGGTACGTCGCGATGTGGCGACGCGTCCACGACCGGATGGACGACCTCCCGCCCGAGCGCCTCCAGTGGGTCTGGTGTGTCAACCACGTCGACGTCGGCCCCCACGCGGCCGAGACGTGCTATCCGGGCGACGAGTTCGTCGACTGGGTCGGCGTCGACGGCTTCAACTGGGGGGCGAGTCAGGAGTGGTCGTCGTGGACCTCCCCGTCGGCGGTCTTCGACGAGATGCTCGACCGGCTCGACGCGCTCGCGGAGAACCCGGTCTGCGTGCCGGAGGTCGCGAGTTCGTCGGTCACGGCATCGGGCCACGACCCGTCGAGGAAGGCAGCGTGGATACGCGAGGCGTTCGACTATCTCGACGACCGTGTGGCGCTCCACTGCTGGTTCAACGAGGACAAGGAGACCGACTGGGCGGTCTTCGACGGGATGCGCGGGACGGACTCACCCGACGGGACGGTTCCACACTGGCGATACGCCGCCTACCGCGACGCGATGACGGGGGATGGAGAAGGGACCGGATCGCCCGAGTCGGGGGTCGTGACCGATGCGACGTTTCGTGGCGACTGA
- a CDS encoding dihydrolipoyl dehydrogenase family protein, with amino-acid sequence MTEFDLIVFGGGTGNRVASAAAEAGMETALIEKGPIGGLCLNRGCNPSKMLIQHATVANRVREASRFGIDASIDDVHFRGFVREVNDELAAVADRKAQDKRDQVNLTLFQEEARFVDDRTIELVESGETHTGEEVVVASGSTPVVPDSIDGIDEVDFLTSADALRLETSPERLVVLGGGYIAAELGYYFDAFGTDVALIDRNETLLHREDADVARAFTEVAEERHDVYTGHSATAVDESNGEFVVTAETEEGGSVEVTGDELLVVLGRRPNTDGVGLDATNIETDDRGFVATDDRLRTSVDGVWAMGDVAGNAMFKHTGDYEGEIVVDNVVHDAGREVDFTALPHAVFTEPQVAAVGRTEAELDKSGTEYVVGRAAFTDTAMSRALKLDRGFVKVLCDLESRAVVGCHVFGHEASILVHEAVPAVRYGLTVDDLANTLLHAHPALSKLVQKACADAVDAADRTTE; translated from the coding sequence ATGACCGAATTCGACCTGATCGTGTTCGGCGGTGGGACGGGCAATCGGGTGGCCTCGGCAGCGGCCGAAGCGGGCATGGAAACGGCGCTCATCGAGAAGGGACCGATCGGCGGGCTCTGTCTGAACCGGGGCTGCAACCCCTCGAAGATGCTGATACAGCACGCGACCGTCGCGAATCGGGTCCGGGAGGCGAGCCGGTTCGGCATCGACGCCTCGATCGACGACGTTCACTTTCGGGGATTCGTTCGCGAGGTCAACGACGAACTCGCCGCGGTCGCGGACCGGAAGGCGCAGGACAAACGCGACCAGGTAAACCTCACGCTGTTTCAGGAGGAAGCCCGATTCGTCGACGACAGGACGATCGAACTCGTCGAGTCGGGCGAGACACACACGGGAGAGGAAGTCGTCGTCGCGTCGGGGAGTACACCCGTGGTACCCGATTCGATCGACGGGATCGACGAGGTCGACTTCCTCACCAGCGCCGACGCGCTCCGGCTCGAAACATCCCCTGAGCGACTCGTCGTGCTCGGCGGGGGCTACATCGCCGCCGAGCTCGGCTACTACTTCGACGCGTTCGGCACCGACGTCGCGCTGATCGACCGCAACGAGACCCTCCTCCATCGCGAGGACGCGGACGTCGCGCGAGCGTTCACCGAGGTCGCCGAAGAACGCCACGACGTCTACACGGGCCACAGCGCCACGGCCGTCGACGAATCGAACGGTGAGTTCGTTGTGACCGCCGAGACCGAAGAGGGTGGATCGGTCGAGGTGACGGGCGACGAACTGCTGGTGGTGCTGGGTCGACGGCCGAACACCGACGGGGTCGGGCTCGACGCGACGAACATCGAGACGGACGACCGGGGGTTCGTCGCGACCGACGACCGGTTGCGGACCTCCGTCGATGGTGTCTGGGCGATGGGCGACGTCGCGGGCAACGCGATGTTCAAACACACTGGGGACTACGAGGGCGAGATCGTCGTCGACAACGTGGTTCACGACGCCGGTCGCGAGGTGGACTTCACCGCGCTGCCGCACGCCGTCTTCACCGAGCCGCAGGTCGCGGCGGTCGGGCGGACGGAAGCCGAACTCGACAAGAGCGGGACCGAGTACGTCGTCGGTCGCGCCGCGTTCACCGACACCGCGATGAGCCGGGCACTGAAGCTCGATCGTGGGTTCGTGAAGGTGCTCTGTGACCTCGAGAGCCGGGCGGTCGTCGGTTGTCACGTCTTCGGTCACGAGGCATCGATCCTCGTTCACGAGGCGGTGCCCGCCGTCCGGTACGGACTGACGGTCGACGACCTCGCGAACACCCTGCTCCACGCCCACCCGGCGCTCAGCAAGCTGGTCCAGAAGGCGTGTGCGGACGCCGTCGATGCCGCGGACCGGACCACCGAGTGA
- a CDS encoding glycosyltransferase family 2 protein — protein sequence MAGPVAAAVPVVLSIILWSIALLSVCSIAYWTYLVLFVVRGSEYPEPEHDPSEVQVRILTVDSPQIIQKSVSAIPDTVTDRHVIAEEPMDIQGATVHVVPDSFDSEAIRKGRALEWARQNVPCEKEFVLYLDEDSLMSDFEGVPDADVVQFRERPRRSRSWLSYLAEVFRMGFQIEQRAFPSLSVPLYAWGGGIAIRSDLENRVTWEHHTMIEDTAFVWNAVAMDGAVDFDMARTKFDTQAPPTIRAMVSQRSRWLAGSQSESDLLPLPYHLLTTVRNLAWALSPAVPFLTLVPLLVPGTIFFETAFQILSVLVFSFVVVWSVMGAVYYDKSILLGLAVVVLSPLVSLLHSFGAFVGLVAPPNDFSVTRKISPEHVETPEREIEGD from the coding sequence ATGGCCGGACCGGTCGCCGCAGCGGTGCCTGTGGTGCTCTCAATCATCCTTTGGAGTATTGCCCTGCTTTCGGTCTGCTCCATCGCCTACTGGACGTACCTCGTTCTCTTCGTCGTTCGGGGCTCCGAGTATCCCGAACCCGAGCACGACCCGAGCGAGGTCCAAGTCAGGATCCTGACCGTCGACTCGCCCCAGATCATCCAGAAGAGCGTCAGCGCCATCCCCGATACCGTCACCGACCGCCACGTGATCGCCGAGGAGCCGATGGACATCCAGGGGGCGACGGTCCACGTGGTGCCCGACAGCTTCGACTCCGAGGCGATCCGGAAGGGGCGGGCGCTCGAGTGGGCTCGGCAGAACGTCCCCTGTGAGAAGGAGTTCGTGCTCTACCTCGACGAGGACAGCCTCATGTCCGACTTCGAGGGGGTTCCCGACGCGGACGTGGTCCAGTTCCGCGAGCGCCCCCGCCGGAGCCGGTCGTGGCTCTCCTACCTCGCCGAGGTCTTCCGGATGGGCTTCCAGATCGAACAGCGCGCGTTCCCCTCGCTCTCGGTGCCGCTCTACGCCTGGGGTGGCGGGATCGCGATCCGATCCGACCTCGAGAACCGCGTCACGTGGGAACACCACACCATGATCGAGGACACCGCGTTCGTCTGGAACGCGGTGGCGATGGACGGCGCGGTCGACTTCGACATGGCGCGCACCAAGTTCGACACCCAGGCCCCGCCGACGATCCGCGCGATGGTGAGCCAGCGAAGCCGGTGGCTCGCGGGCTCGCAGTCCGAGAGCGACCTGCTCCCGCTCCCCTATCACCTCCTCACGACCGTCCGCAACCTCGCGTGGGCGCTCTCGCCCGCGGTGCCGTTCCTGACGCTCGTCCCGCTGCTCGTCCCCGGCACCATCTTCTTCGAGACCGCCTTCCAGATCCTCTCGGTTCTGGTCTTCAGCTTCGTCGTGGTCTGGTCGGTCATGGGGGCCGTCTACTACGACAAGTCGATCCTCCTCGGACTGGCCGTGGTGGTGTTGTCGCCGCTCGTCAGCCTGCTCCACTCCTTCGGTGCGTTCGTGGGGCTGGTCGCCCCGCCGAACGACTTCTCGGTCACCCGGAAGATCAGCCCCGAACACGTCGAGACACCCGAACGCGAGATCGAGGGCGACTGA
- a CDS encoding threonine aldolase family protein: MIDLRSDTVTRPSDAMREAARTAEVGDDVYGEDPTVNELETRAAEAVGMEAALYVPTGTMGNQIAARTHTDRGEEVLCERESHIYKWELAGLAQHSALQARTIDGGPRGTITPEDIDANYVPADGHRAGTGLLALENTHNSKGGVAIPAEALDAAAEAAHDLEIPVHVDGARVFNASVALDTPAPRLLESVDSVLFCLSKGLGAPVGSMLAGSADFIERARRNRKLLGGGMRQAGIIAAPGIEALSNVDRLETDHANAKTLAAGLDEVDGVTAAEPDTNIVVAETDVPAEEFIDAVDEEGIRASAFGDYRVRFCTHWDVDEDDVEEAVAGVRRAVA; the protein is encoded by the coding sequence ATGATCGACCTCCGGAGCGACACCGTCACGCGACCGAGCGACGCGATGCGCGAGGCCGCCCGTACCGCCGAGGTGGGCGACGACGTCTACGGCGAGGATCCCACCGTCAACGAGCTCGAAACCCGTGCGGCCGAAGCGGTCGGCATGGAGGCGGCGCTCTACGTTCCCACCGGGACGATGGGCAACCAGATCGCCGCGCGTACCCACACCGACCGTGGCGAGGAGGTCCTCTGCGAACGCGAGAGCCACATCTACAAGTGGGAACTCGCCGGCCTCGCCCAGCACTCGGCGCTCCAGGCGCGGACGATCGACGGCGGTCCCCGTGGAACCATCACCCCCGAAGACATCGACGCGAACTACGTCCCGGCCGACGGCCACCGGGCGGGCACCGGGCTCCTCGCGCTCGAGAACACCCACAACAGCAAGGGTGGGGTCGCGATCCCGGCCGAGGCGCTCGACGCCGCGGCCGAGGCCGCCCACGACCTCGAAATCCCCGTGCACGTCGACGGCGCGCGGGTGTTCAACGCCAGCGTCGCGCTCGATACGCCCGCGCCGCGACTGCTCGAAAGCGTGGACTCGGTGCTGTTCTGTCTCTCGAAGGGGCTCGGCGCGCCCGTCGGGTCGATGCTCGCCGGGAGCGCGGACTTCATCGAACGTGCACGTCGGAACCGAAAACTGCTCGGCGGCGGGATGCGCCAGGCGGGGATCATCGCCGCGCCGGGGATCGAGGCGCTCTCGAACGTCGACCGGCTCGAGACGGACCACGCGAACGCGAAGACGCTCGCGGCGGGCCTCGACGAAGTCGACGGCGTGACCGCGGCCGAGCCCGACACGAACATCGTGGTTGCGGAGACCGACGTGCCCGCCGAGGAATTCATCGACGCGGTCGACGAGGAGGGGATCCGGGCGTCGGCGTTCGGGGACTATCGGGTTCGGTTCTGTACCCACTGGGACGTCGACGAGGACGACGTCGAGGAAGCCGTTGCGGGCGTGCGGCGGGCGGTCGCGTAG
- a CDS encoding SHOCT domain-containing protein, protein MSTVRERAVENVTGIVSMLVLGLGFVALFAGVEYFFLVWVFGFAVVVPIVAMLFEESGTESATVRTAPATHRSSDDTSDALTTLRERYARGDLTDEQFERKLDRLFETDSPENAADWHASDDDRERLDERT, encoded by the coding sequence GTGAGTACCGTTCGCGAACGGGCCGTCGAGAACGTCACCGGCATCGTTTCGATGCTGGTCCTCGGGCTCGGGTTCGTCGCGCTGTTCGCGGGAGTCGAGTATTTCTTCCTGGTCTGGGTCTTCGGCTTCGCCGTCGTGGTGCCGATCGTCGCGATGCTGTTCGAGGAATCGGGGACCGAATCGGCTACCGTGCGTACGGCCCCCGCAACCCACCGTTCGAGCGACGACACGAGCGATGCGCTCACCACGCTTCGCGAACGCTACGCCCGCGGCGACCTCACCGACGAACAGTTCGAACGCAAACTCGACCGACTGTTCGAGACCGACAGCCCCGAAAACGCTGCCGACTGGCATGCCAGCGACGACGACCGCGAACGGCTCGACGAACGGACCTGA
- a CDS encoding metallophosphoesterase, which produces MICVVSDTHGTDGHRLTGRTLDAVREADLTLHAGDFTAEVVLDAFEDEARDLRAVHGNNATRGVRDRLPTERVVEHDGIRIAMTHGDRHDETTLSLFGREADADLVVFGHSHDPDFVEAGKIGLLNPGSHADPRWYRPGHAELDVDETGIEGELREPDGEVFETFRLER; this is translated from the coding sequence ATGATCTGCGTCGTCTCCGATACCCACGGCACCGACGGCCATCGGCTCACCGGCCGGACCCTCGATGCCGTCCGCGAGGCCGACCTGACGCTTCACGCCGGGGATTTCACCGCCGAGGTGGTGCTCGATGCGTTCGAAGACGAAGCTCGCGACCTCCGGGCCGTTCACGGCAACAACGCGACGCGCGGGGTCCGCGACCGCCTCCCCACCGAGCGCGTCGTCGAGCACGACGGGATCCGGATCGCGATGACCCACGGCGACCGCCACGACGAGACCACCCTCTCCCTGTTCGGTCGCGAGGCCGACGCGGACCTCGTGGTCTTCGGGCACTCCCACGACCCCGACTTCGTCGAAGCCGGCAAAATCGGACTCCTCAACCCTGGCAGCCACGCCGACCCGCGCTGGTACCGACCGGGACACGCCGAACTCGACGTCGACGAGACCGGTATCGAGGGCGAACTCCGCGAACCAGACGGCGAGGTCTTCGAGACGTTCCGGCTCGAACGGTAG
- a CDS encoding glycoside hydrolase family 26 protein, whose product MDRRTFLRTTGVAGVAGLAGCSTPFDPVSTPESSNGSGSAPTDGSGAGNESTGELTETPEAPQTRSGAALTGVYPGSEELDATLSAYSNWISKKPAVVVLFVDALAEPSATRGFVNDALTQVWNAGHVPLISWQPLVNNGQTPEAVERRIADGDYDDQIQAWATALDDWAHPRGGQTRGRRFYFRPAHEMNGNWFPWSAVDSTRVSASTDSPGTAEDYVSMWRHVHRMFGNTDLDETNVQWMWSPNADEPSNSVRAEQYYPGDEFVDWVGLDGFNFGGSQEYDNDSRSNWRSPRGIFGSMLQRVRDLTDKPVALAEFASSSVPESGDGHQPQQKAQWIQDVFDYVAENDIKMACWFNVDQEGQDESDWAVFGGARGTSQVTIDGTQYPVYEAYNRSVSGSDYLGALPNYPPLLTDDEFAGDF is encoded by the coding sequence ATGGATCGTCGGACCTTTCTTCGCACGACAGGGGTGGCCGGCGTCGCCGGGCTGGCGGGCTGTTCGACCCCGTTCGACCCCGTATCGACCCCGGAGTCGTCGAACGGTAGCGGGAGCGCGCCGACCGACGGGTCGGGTGCCGGGAACGAGAGCACGGGCGAGCTCACCGAAACCCCCGAAGCACCTCAGACCCGCTCCGGCGCGGCGCTCACGGGCGTCTATCCCGGAAGCGAGGAGCTCGACGCGACCCTCTCGGCGTACTCGAACTGGATATCGAAGAAGCCCGCCGTCGTCGTGCTGTTCGTCGACGCGCTCGCCGAGCCGAGCGCGACACGGGGGTTCGTCAACGACGCACTGACACAGGTCTGGAACGCGGGCCACGTCCCCCTGATATCCTGGCAGCCGCTCGTCAACAACGGACAGACCCCGGAAGCGGTCGAGCGCCGGATCGCCGACGGCGACTACGACGACCAGATTCAAGCGTGGGCGACGGCCCTCGACGACTGGGCACATCCGCGGGGCGGACAGACGCGGGGCCGGCGGTTCTACTTCCGGCCGGCCCACGAGATGAACGGCAACTGGTTCCCCTGGAGCGCGGTGGATTCGACCCGCGTCTCCGCCAGCACGGACAGTCCGGGCACCGCCGAGGACTACGTCTCGATGTGGCGACACGTTCACCGGATGTTCGGAAACACCGACCTCGACGAGACGAACGTCCAGTGGATGTGGTCGCCGAACGCCGACGAGCCGAGCAACAGCGTCCGCGCCGAGCAGTACTACCCCGGCGACGAGTTCGTCGACTGGGTCGGCCTCGACGGCTTCAACTTCGGCGGGAGTCAGGAGTACGACAACGACAGCCGGTCCAACTGGCGCTCCCCGAGGGGGATATTCGGGTCGATGCTCCAGCGAGTGCGCGACCTCACCGACAAACCGGTGGCGCTTGCCGAGTTCGCCTCCTCGTCGGTGCCCGAGTCCGGCGACGGCCACCAGCCCCAACAGAAGGCCCAGTGGATCCAGGACGTCTTCGACTACGTCGCCGAGAACGACATCAAGATGGCGTGCTGGTTCAACGTCGACCAGGAGGGCCAGGACGAGTCCGACTGGGCGGTCTTCGGCGGCGCACGCGGGACCTCCCAGGTCACGATCGACGGGACGCAGTACCCCGTCTACGAGGCCTACAACCGGTCGGTCTCGGGCTCGGACTACCTCGGCGCGCTGCCGAACTACCCGCCGCTGCTGACCGACGACGAGTTCGCCGGGGACTTCTGA
- a CDS encoding translation initiation factor produces the protein MSGDFNSITGLPDELDIDGDLARADQRVSIRVDERRYGKAMTIVEGFDDSTTDVSDLASDLKSKLATGGTVSDGRIELQGDHRNRLPDLLEERGFELAD, from the coding sequence GTGTCAGGCGACTTCAACTCGATCACGGGACTGCCCGACGAACTCGACATCGACGGCGACCTCGCGCGCGCCGACCAGCGGGTCTCGATCCGCGTCGACGAGCGCCGCTACGGCAAGGCGATGACCATCGTCGAGGGGTTCGACGACTCCACGACGGACGTCTCCGACCTCGCTTCCGACCTCAAGAGCAAACTCGCGACCGGCGGCACGGTTTCGGACGGTCGGATCGAACTCCAGGGCGACCACCGCAACCGCCTGCCCGACCTCCTCGAAGAACGCGGGTTCGAACTCGCGGACTGA